From Rhinopithecus roxellana isolate Shanxi Qingling chromosome 17, ASM756505v1, whole genome shotgun sequence, one genomic window encodes:
- the HNRNPLL gene encoding heterogeneous nuclear ribonucleoprotein L-like isoform X4 has translation MAPSRFLPSSPAILGLFGGETYEEDREYESQAKRLKTEEGEIDYSAEEGENRREATPRGGGDGGGGGRSFSQPEAGGSHHKVSVSPVVHVRGLCESVVEADLVEALEKFGTICYVMMMPFKRQALVEFENIDSAKECVTFAADEPVYIAGQQAFFNYSTSKRITRPGNTDDPSGGNKVLLLSIQNPLYPITVPTRLNVIRNDNDSWDYTKPYLGRRDRGKGRQRQAILGEHPSSFRHDGYGSHGPLLPLPSRYRMGSRDTPELVAYPLPQASSSYMHGGNPSGSVVMVSGLHQLKMNCSRVFNLFCLYGNIEKVKFMKTIPGTALVEMGDEYAVERAVTHLNNVKLFGKRLNVCVSKQHSVVPSQIFELEDGTSSYKDFAMSKNNRFTSAGQASKNIIQPPSCVLHYYNVPLCVTEETFTKLCNDHEVLTFIKYKVFDAKPSAKTLSGLLEWECKTDAVEALTALNHYQIRVPNGSNPYTLKLCFSTSSHL, from the exons ATGGCTCCAAGCCGTTTTCTCCCTTCATCGCCTGCAATTTTGGGACTCTTCGGGGG GGAGACGTACGAGGAGGACCGGGAGTACGAGAGCCAGGCCAAACGTCTCAAGACCGAGGAGGGGGAGATCGACTACTCGGCCGAGGAAGGCGAGAACCGCCGGGAAGCGACGCCTCGGGGCGGGGGCGATGGCGGAGGCGGCGGCCGGAGCTTCTCCCAGCCG GAGGCAGGTGGAAGTCATCATAAAGTTTCTGTTTCACCCGTCGTCCATGTTCGAGGACTCTGTGAATCTGTGGTGGAAGCAGACCTTGTGGAAGCGCTGGAAAAATTTGGGACAATATG CTATGTGATGATGATGCCATTTAAACGACAGGCTCTAGTGGAATTTGAAAACATAGATAGTGCCAAAGAATGTGTGACATTTGCTGCAGATGAACCCGTGTACATTGCTGGTCAACAGGCTTTTTTCAACTATTCTACAAGCAAAAGGATCACTAGGCCAGGAAATACTGATGATCCATCAGGAGGCAACAAAGTTCTTCTGCTCTCAATTCAGAATCCGCTTTATCCAATTACAGTG CCAACTCGTCTAAATGTTATTAGGAATGACAATGACAGTTGGGACTACACTAAACCATATTTGGGAAGACGAG ATAGAGGAAAGGGTCGCCAGAGACAAGCCATTTTGGGAGAACACCCTTCTTCGTTTAGACATGATGGCTATG GATCCCATGGTCCATTATTGCCTTTGCCAAGTCGGTACAGAATGGGCTCTCGAGATACACCTGAGCTTGTTGCTTATCCATTGCCGCAGGCTTCTTCCTCTTACATGCATGGAGGAAATCCCTCTGGTTCAGTTGTAATGGTTAGTGGATTACATCAACTAAAAATGAATTGTTCAAGAGTCTTCAACCTATTCTGCTTATATGGAAATATTGAGAAG GTAAAATTTATGAAGACCATTCCTGGTACAGCACTGGTAGAAATGGGTGATGAGTATGCTGTAGAAAGAGCTGTCACACACCTTAATAATGTCAAATTATTTGGGAAAAGACTTAATGTTTG CGTGTCTAAACAACATTCAGTTGTTCCAAGTCAAATATTTGAGCTGGAGGATGGTACGAGTAGCTACAAAGATTTTGCAATGAGCAAAAATAATCGCTTTACAAGTGCTGGCCAAGCATCTAAGAATATAATCCAGCCACCCTCCTGTGTTTTGCATTATTATAATGTTCCATTGTGTGTCACAGAGGAGACCTTCACAAAG TTGTGTAATGACCATGAAGTTCTTACATTCATCAAATATAAAGTGTTTGATGCAAAAC cttcAGCCAAAACACTTTCTGGGCTATTAGAATGGGAGTGCAAAACTGATGCAGTAGAAGCCCTGACGGCACTGAATCACTATCAGATAAGAGTCCCGA
- the HNRNPLL gene encoding heterogeneous nuclear ribonucleoprotein L-like isoform X5 — protein sequence MMMPFKRQALVEFENIDSAKECVTFAADEPVYIAGQQAFFNYSTSKRITRPGNTDDPSGGNKVLLLSIQNPLYPITVDVLYTVCNPVGKVQRIVIFKRNGIQAMVEFESVLCAQKAKAALNGADIYAGCCTLKIEYARPTRLNVIRNDNDSWDYTKPYLGRRDRGKGRQRQAILGEHPSSFRHDGYGSHGPLLPLPSRYRMGSRDTPELVAYPLPQASSSYMHGGNPSGSVVMVSGLHQLKMNCSRVFNLFCLYGNIEKVKFMKTIPGTALVEMGDEYAVERAVTHLNNVKLFGKRLNVCVSKQHSVVPSQIFELEDGTSSYKDFAMSKNNRFTSAGQASKNIIQPPSCVLHYYNVPLCVTEETFTKLCNDHEVLTFIKYKVFDAKPSAKTLSGLLEWECKTDAVEALTALNHYQIRVPNGSNPYTLKLCFSTSSHL from the exons ATGATGATGCCATTTAAACGACAGGCTCTAGTGGAATTTGAAAACATAGATAGTGCCAAAGAATGTGTGACATTTGCTGCAGATGAACCCGTGTACATTGCTGGTCAACAGGCTTTTTTCAACTATTCTACAAGCAAAAGGATCACTAGGCCAGGAAATACTGATGATCCATCAGGAGGCAACAAAGTTCTTCTGCTCTCAATTCAGAATCCGCTTTATCCAATTACAGTG GATGTTTTATATACTGTCTGCAACCCTGTTGGCAAAGTGCAGCGTATTGTTATATTCAAAAGAAATGGGATACAAGCAATggttga GTTTGAATCAGTCCTTTGTGCCCAGAAAGCTAAAGCAGCACTCAATGGAGCTGATATATATGCTGGATGTTGCACACTAAAAATTGAATATGCAcgg CCAACTCGTCTAAATGTTATTAGGAATGACAATGACAGTTGGGACTACACTAAACCATATTTGGGAAGACGAG ATAGAGGAAAGGGTCGCCAGAGACAAGCCATTTTGGGAGAACACCCTTCTTCGTTTAGACATGATGGCTATG GATCCCATGGTCCATTATTGCCTTTGCCAAGTCGGTACAGAATGGGCTCTCGAGATACACCTGAGCTTGTTGCTTATCCATTGCCGCAGGCTTCTTCCTCTTACATGCATGGAGGAAATCCCTCTGGTTCAGTTGTAATGGTTAGTGGATTACATCAACTAAAAATGAATTGTTCAAGAGTCTTCAACCTATTCTGCTTATATGGAAATATTGAGAAG GTAAAATTTATGAAGACCATTCCTGGTACAGCACTGGTAGAAATGGGTGATGAGTATGCTGTAGAAAGAGCTGTCACACACCTTAATAATGTCAAATTATTTGGGAAAAGACTTAATGTTTG CGTGTCTAAACAACATTCAGTTGTTCCAAGTCAAATATTTGAGCTGGAGGATGGTACGAGTAGCTACAAAGATTTTGCAATGAGCAAAAATAATCGCTTTACAAGTGCTGGCCAAGCATCTAAGAATATAATCCAGCCACCCTCCTGTGTTTTGCATTATTATAATGTTCCATTGTGTGTCACAGAGGAGACCTTCACAAAG TTGTGTAATGACCATGAAGTTCTTACATTCATCAAATATAAAGTGTTTGATGCAAAAC cttcAGCCAAAACACTTTCTGGGCTATTAGAATGGGAGTGCAAAACTGATGCAGTAGAAGCCCTGACGGCACTGAATCACTATCAGATAAGAGTCCCGA
- the HNRNPLL gene encoding heterogeneous nuclear ribonucleoprotein L-like isoform X3 translates to MLARETYEEDREYESQAKRLKTEEGEIDYSAEEGENRREATPRGGGDGGGGGRSFSQPEAGGSHHKVSVSPVVHVRGLCESVVEADLVEALEKFGTICYVMMMPFKRQALVEFENIDSAKECVTFAADEPVYIAGQQAFFNYSTSKRITRPGNTDDPSGGNKVLLLSIQNPLYPITVDVLYTVCNPVGKVQRIVIFKRNGIQAMVEFESVLCAQKAKAALNGADIYAGCCTLKIEYARPTRLNVIRNDNDSWDYTKPYLGRRDRGKGRQRQAILGEHPSSFRHDGYGSHGPLLPLPSRYRMGSRDTPELVAYPLPQASSSYMHGGNPSGSVVMVSGLHQLKMNCSRVFNLFCLYGNIEKVKFMKTIPGTALVEMGDEYAVERAVTHLNNVKLFGKRLNVCVSKQHSVVPSQIFELEDGTSSYKDFAMSKNNRFTSAGQASKNIIQPPSCVLHYYNVPLCVTEETFTKLCNDHEVLTFIKYKVFDAKPSAKTLSGLLEWECKTDAVEALTALNHYQIRVPNGSNPYTLKLCFSTSSHL, encoded by the exons ATGTTGGCTCG GGAGACGTACGAGGAGGACCGGGAGTACGAGAGCCAGGCCAAACGTCTCAAGACCGAGGAGGGGGAGATCGACTACTCGGCCGAGGAAGGCGAGAACCGCCGGGAAGCGACGCCTCGGGGCGGGGGCGATGGCGGAGGCGGCGGCCGGAGCTTCTCCCAGCCG GAGGCAGGTGGAAGTCATCATAAAGTTTCTGTTTCACCCGTCGTCCATGTTCGAGGACTCTGTGAATCTGTGGTGGAAGCAGACCTTGTGGAAGCGCTGGAAAAATTTGGGACAATATG CTATGTGATGATGATGCCATTTAAACGACAGGCTCTAGTGGAATTTGAAAACATAGATAGTGCCAAAGAATGTGTGACATTTGCTGCAGATGAACCCGTGTACATTGCTGGTCAACAGGCTTTTTTCAACTATTCTACAAGCAAAAGGATCACTAGGCCAGGAAATACTGATGATCCATCAGGAGGCAACAAAGTTCTTCTGCTCTCAATTCAGAATCCGCTTTATCCAATTACAGTG GATGTTTTATATACTGTCTGCAACCCTGTTGGCAAAGTGCAGCGTATTGTTATATTCAAAAGAAATGGGATACAAGCAATggttga GTTTGAATCAGTCCTTTGTGCCCAGAAAGCTAAAGCAGCACTCAATGGAGCTGATATATATGCTGGATGTTGCACACTAAAAATTGAATATGCAcgg CCAACTCGTCTAAATGTTATTAGGAATGACAATGACAGTTGGGACTACACTAAACCATATTTGGGAAGACGAG ATAGAGGAAAGGGTCGCCAGAGACAAGCCATTTTGGGAGAACACCCTTCTTCGTTTAGACATGATGGCTATG GATCCCATGGTCCATTATTGCCTTTGCCAAGTCGGTACAGAATGGGCTCTCGAGATACACCTGAGCTTGTTGCTTATCCATTGCCGCAGGCTTCTTCCTCTTACATGCATGGAGGAAATCCCTCTGGTTCAGTTGTAATGGTTAGTGGATTACATCAACTAAAAATGAATTGTTCAAGAGTCTTCAACCTATTCTGCTTATATGGAAATATTGAGAAG GTAAAATTTATGAAGACCATTCCTGGTACAGCACTGGTAGAAATGGGTGATGAGTATGCTGTAGAAAGAGCTGTCACACACCTTAATAATGTCAAATTATTTGGGAAAAGACTTAATGTTTG CGTGTCTAAACAACATTCAGTTGTTCCAAGTCAAATATTTGAGCTGGAGGATGGTACGAGTAGCTACAAAGATTTTGCAATGAGCAAAAATAATCGCTTTACAAGTGCTGGCCAAGCATCTAAGAATATAATCCAGCCACCCTCCTGTGTTTTGCATTATTATAATGTTCCATTGTGTGTCACAGAGGAGACCTTCACAAAG TTGTGTAATGACCATGAAGTTCTTACATTCATCAAATATAAAGTGTTTGATGCAAAAC cttcAGCCAAAACACTTTCTGGGCTATTAGAATGGGAGTGCAAAACTGATGCAGTAGAAGCCCTGACGGCACTGAATCACTATCAGATAAGAGTCCCGA
- the HNRNPLL gene encoding heterogeneous nuclear ribonucleoprotein L-like isoform X2, whose protein sequence is MSSSSSSPRETYEEDREYESQAKRLKTEEGEIDYSAEEGENRREATPRGGGDGGGGGRSFSQPEAGGSHHKVSVSPVVHVRGLCESVVEADLVEALEKFGTICYVMMMPFKRQALVEFENIDSAKECVTFAADEPVYIAGQQAFFNYSTSKRITRPGNTDDPSGGNKVLLLSIQNPLYPITVDVLYTVCNPVGKVQRIVIFKRNGIQAMVEFESVLCAQKAKAALNGADIYAGCCTLKIEYARPTRLNVIRNDNDSWDYTKPYLGRRDRGKGRQRQAILGEHPSSFRHDGYGSHGPLLPLPSRYRMGSRDTPELVAYPLPQASSSYMHGGNPSGSVVMVSGLHQLKMNCSRVFNLFCLYGNIEKVKFMKTIPGTALVEMGDEYAVERAVTHLNNVKLFGKRLNVCVSKQHSVVPSQIFELEDGTSSYKDFAMSKNNRFTSAGQASKNIIQPPSCVLHYYNVPLCVTEETFTKLCNDHEVLTFIKYKVFDAKPSAKTLSGLLEWECKTDAVEALTALNHYQIRVPNGSNPYTLKLCFSTSSHL, encoded by the exons AtgtcctcctcttcttcctcccccagGGAGACGTACGAGGAGGACCGGGAGTACGAGAGCCAGGCCAAACGTCTCAAGACCGAGGAGGGGGAGATCGACTACTCGGCCGAGGAAGGCGAGAACCGCCGGGAAGCGACGCCTCGGGGCGGGGGCGATGGCGGAGGCGGCGGCCGGAGCTTCTCCCAGCCG GAGGCAGGTGGAAGTCATCATAAAGTTTCTGTTTCACCCGTCGTCCATGTTCGAGGACTCTGTGAATCTGTGGTGGAAGCAGACCTTGTGGAAGCGCTGGAAAAATTTGGGACAATATG CTATGTGATGATGATGCCATTTAAACGACAGGCTCTAGTGGAATTTGAAAACATAGATAGTGCCAAAGAATGTGTGACATTTGCTGCAGATGAACCCGTGTACATTGCTGGTCAACAGGCTTTTTTCAACTATTCTACAAGCAAAAGGATCACTAGGCCAGGAAATACTGATGATCCATCAGGAGGCAACAAAGTTCTTCTGCTCTCAATTCAGAATCCGCTTTATCCAATTACAGTG GATGTTTTATATACTGTCTGCAACCCTGTTGGCAAAGTGCAGCGTATTGTTATATTCAAAAGAAATGGGATACAAGCAATggttga GTTTGAATCAGTCCTTTGTGCCCAGAAAGCTAAAGCAGCACTCAATGGAGCTGATATATATGCTGGATGTTGCACACTAAAAATTGAATATGCAcgg CCAACTCGTCTAAATGTTATTAGGAATGACAATGACAGTTGGGACTACACTAAACCATATTTGGGAAGACGAG ATAGAGGAAAGGGTCGCCAGAGACAAGCCATTTTGGGAGAACACCCTTCTTCGTTTAGACATGATGGCTATG GATCCCATGGTCCATTATTGCCTTTGCCAAGTCGGTACAGAATGGGCTCTCGAGATACACCTGAGCTTGTTGCTTATCCATTGCCGCAGGCTTCTTCCTCTTACATGCATGGAGGAAATCCCTCTGGTTCAGTTGTAATGGTTAGTGGATTACATCAACTAAAAATGAATTGTTCAAGAGTCTTCAACCTATTCTGCTTATATGGAAATATTGAGAAG GTAAAATTTATGAAGACCATTCCTGGTACAGCACTGGTAGAAATGGGTGATGAGTATGCTGTAGAAAGAGCTGTCACACACCTTAATAATGTCAAATTATTTGGGAAAAGACTTAATGTTTG CGTGTCTAAACAACATTCAGTTGTTCCAAGTCAAATATTTGAGCTGGAGGATGGTACGAGTAGCTACAAAGATTTTGCAATGAGCAAAAATAATCGCTTTACAAGTGCTGGCCAAGCATCTAAGAATATAATCCAGCCACCCTCCTGTGTTTTGCATTATTATAATGTTCCATTGTGTGTCACAGAGGAGACCTTCACAAAG TTGTGTAATGACCATGAAGTTCTTACATTCATCAAATATAAAGTGTTTGATGCAAAAC cttcAGCCAAAACACTTTCTGGGCTATTAGAATGGGAGTGCAAAACTGATGCAGTAGAAGCCCTGACGGCACTGAATCACTATCAGATAAGAGTCCCGA
- the HNRNPLL gene encoding heterogeneous nuclear ribonucleoprotein L-like isoform X1 — MAPSRFLPSSPAILGLFGGETYEEDREYESQAKRLKTEEGEIDYSAEEGENRREATPRGGGDGGGGGRSFSQPEAGGSHHKVSVSPVVHVRGLCESVVEADLVEALEKFGTICYVMMMPFKRQALVEFENIDSAKECVTFAADEPVYIAGQQAFFNYSTSKRITRPGNTDDPSGGNKVLLLSIQNPLYPITVDVLYTVCNPVGKVQRIVIFKRNGIQAMVEFESVLCAQKAKAALNGADIYAGCCTLKIEYARPTRLNVIRNDNDSWDYTKPYLGRRDRGKGRQRQAILGEHPSSFRHDGYGSHGPLLPLPSRYRMGSRDTPELVAYPLPQASSSYMHGGNPSGSVVMVSGLHQLKMNCSRVFNLFCLYGNIEKVKFMKTIPGTALVEMGDEYAVERAVTHLNNVKLFGKRLNVCVSKQHSVVPSQIFELEDGTSSYKDFAMSKNNRFTSAGQASKNIIQPPSCVLHYYNVPLCVTEETFTKLCNDHEVLTFIKYKVFDAKPSAKTLSGLLEWECKTDAVEALTALNHYQIRVPNGSNPYTLKLCFSTSSHL; from the exons ATGGCTCCAAGCCGTTTTCTCCCTTCATCGCCTGCAATTTTGGGACTCTTCGGGGG GGAGACGTACGAGGAGGACCGGGAGTACGAGAGCCAGGCCAAACGTCTCAAGACCGAGGAGGGGGAGATCGACTACTCGGCCGAGGAAGGCGAGAACCGCCGGGAAGCGACGCCTCGGGGCGGGGGCGATGGCGGAGGCGGCGGCCGGAGCTTCTCCCAGCCG GAGGCAGGTGGAAGTCATCATAAAGTTTCTGTTTCACCCGTCGTCCATGTTCGAGGACTCTGTGAATCTGTGGTGGAAGCAGACCTTGTGGAAGCGCTGGAAAAATTTGGGACAATATG CTATGTGATGATGATGCCATTTAAACGACAGGCTCTAGTGGAATTTGAAAACATAGATAGTGCCAAAGAATGTGTGACATTTGCTGCAGATGAACCCGTGTACATTGCTGGTCAACAGGCTTTTTTCAACTATTCTACAAGCAAAAGGATCACTAGGCCAGGAAATACTGATGATCCATCAGGAGGCAACAAAGTTCTTCTGCTCTCAATTCAGAATCCGCTTTATCCAATTACAGTG GATGTTTTATATACTGTCTGCAACCCTGTTGGCAAAGTGCAGCGTATTGTTATATTCAAAAGAAATGGGATACAAGCAATggttga GTTTGAATCAGTCCTTTGTGCCCAGAAAGCTAAAGCAGCACTCAATGGAGCTGATATATATGCTGGATGTTGCACACTAAAAATTGAATATGCAcgg CCAACTCGTCTAAATGTTATTAGGAATGACAATGACAGTTGGGACTACACTAAACCATATTTGGGAAGACGAG ATAGAGGAAAGGGTCGCCAGAGACAAGCCATTTTGGGAGAACACCCTTCTTCGTTTAGACATGATGGCTATG GATCCCATGGTCCATTATTGCCTTTGCCAAGTCGGTACAGAATGGGCTCTCGAGATACACCTGAGCTTGTTGCTTATCCATTGCCGCAGGCTTCTTCCTCTTACATGCATGGAGGAAATCCCTCTGGTTCAGTTGTAATGGTTAGTGGATTACATCAACTAAAAATGAATTGTTCAAGAGTCTTCAACCTATTCTGCTTATATGGAAATATTGAGAAG GTAAAATTTATGAAGACCATTCCTGGTACAGCACTGGTAGAAATGGGTGATGAGTATGCTGTAGAAAGAGCTGTCACACACCTTAATAATGTCAAATTATTTGGGAAAAGACTTAATGTTTG CGTGTCTAAACAACATTCAGTTGTTCCAAGTCAAATATTTGAGCTGGAGGATGGTACGAGTAGCTACAAAGATTTTGCAATGAGCAAAAATAATCGCTTTACAAGTGCTGGCCAAGCATCTAAGAATATAATCCAGCCACCCTCCTGTGTTTTGCATTATTATAATGTTCCATTGTGTGTCACAGAGGAGACCTTCACAAAG TTGTGTAATGACCATGAAGTTCTTACATTCATCAAATATAAAGTGTTTGATGCAAAAC cttcAGCCAAAACACTTTCTGGGCTATTAGAATGGGAGTGCAAAACTGATGCAGTAGAAGCCCTGACGGCACTGAATCACTATCAGATAAGAGTCCCGA